Proteins from one bacterium genomic window:
- the sugE gene encoding quaternary ammonium compound efflux SMR transporter SugE, with the protein MAWIWLLIAGLSEIVWATGLKYTEGFSKLWPSVGTVVVMIASFVFLAQAMKQLPLGTAYTVWTGIGAVGTVLVGILLLGESKDPMRLLFVALIIAGILGVKMTGNAH; encoded by the coding sequence TTGGCATGGATCTGGCTACTCATTGCAGGGCTTTCTGAAATCGTCTGGGCGACGGGCCTCAAGTACACCGAGGGCTTCTCGAAGCTTTGGCCCAGCGTGGGCACCGTGGTCGTGATGATCGCAAGCTTCGTCTTCCTGGCGCAGGCCATGAAGCAGCTGCCCCTGGGAACGGCCTACACGGTCTGGACCGGCATCGGCGCCGTCGGCACGGTGTTGGTCGGCATCTTGTTGCTCGGCGAATCGAAAGACCCCATGCGGCTGCTCTTCGTGGCGCTCATCATCGCCGGCATCCTCGGCGTCAAGATGACGGGCAACGCCCACTAA
- a CDS encoding TrkA family potassium uptake protein produces MPQPRKQIAVIGLGRFGRSVCRTLHQQGHEVLGIDASEEETRSAQAEEIATHIVQADSTDLHALEELSLSGFDTVVIGIGTDLEVAVLTALNLVELGVSQIVAKASHEKYGKVMERVGGEAIRVVYPEMQMGERVANAISGQGIIEMIELDPDYSIIEVPASPLFFGKTLGDTGLRERYGVTVIAIKGKGGVNIAPLTGDRIHPGDILTVIGDNKRLNQLPR; encoded by the coding sequence ATGCCGCAACCACGCAAGCAAATCGCCGTCATCGGCCTCGGTCGCTTCGGCCGCAGCGTCTGCCGGACCCTGCACCAGCAGGGCCACGAAGTGCTCGGGATCGATGCCTCGGAAGAAGAGACCCGCTCGGCCCAGGCCGAGGAGATCGCCACGCACATCGTCCAGGCGGATTCGACCGACCTGCACGCCCTCGAGGAGCTCAGCCTCTCGGGCTTCGACACGGTCGTGATCGGGATCGGCACCGACCTCGAAGTCGCGGTCCTGACGGCCCTCAACCTCGTGGAGCTCGGCGTTTCCCAGATCGTGGCCAAGGCCTCCCACGAGAAGTACGGCAAGGTCATGGAGCGCGTCGGAGGCGAGGCCATCCGCGTCGTCTACCCCGAGATGCAGATGGGCGAGCGCGTCGCCAACGCCATCAGCGGCCAGGGCATCATCGAGATGATCGAGCTGGACCCCGATTACAGCATCATCGAGGTGCCGGCTTCGCCCCTCTTCTTCGGCAAAACCCTCGGGGACACGGGGTTGCGCGAGCGCTACGGCGTGACGGTCATCGCCATCAAGGGCAAGGGCGGCGTCAACATCGCGCCGTTGACCGGAGACCGGATCCACCCCGGGGACATCCTGACCGTGATCGGCGACAACAAGCGCTTGAACCAGCTACCTCGCTAG
- a CDS encoding acetyltransferase → MRRRLYIIGTGGLAREMAMVAEQVNAREHRWEFAGFIGSGSAVVGKDLGLGIIVGNDRWLLEQDQEADLVIAIGRPNVRAAVLAEYVQQADRFQFPNLIHPDATLDFRRIDFGQGNVVSAGCRFTCDIEVRDFNLFGANATVSHDAVIGSYNVVSPGVNISGGVQIGDRVLLGPGSQIMGYVSIGDQVMIDPGLVVRHDVLAPEDVFLG, encoded by the coding sequence ATGCGCCGCCGCCTCTACATCATCGGCACAGGCGGCCTGGCCCGCGAGATGGCCATGGTCGCCGAACAAGTGAACGCGCGCGAGCACCGCTGGGAGTTCGCGGGCTTCATCGGCAGCGGCTCGGCGGTGGTGGGCAAGGACCTGGGCCTGGGCATCATCGTGGGCAACGACCGCTGGCTCCTCGAGCAGGACCAAGAGGCGGACCTGGTGATCGCCATCGGCCGCCCCAACGTGCGCGCGGCGGTGCTCGCCGAGTACGTCCAGCAAGCCGATCGCTTCCAGTTCCCCAACCTGATCCACCCCGACGCCACCCTGGACTTTCGGCGGATCGACTTCGGCCAGGGCAACGTGGTCTCGGCCGGCTGCCGCTTCACCTGCGACATCGAGGTCAGGGACTTCAACCTCTTCGGGGCCAACGCGACCGTCTCGCACGACGCCGTGATCGGCAGCTATAACGTCGTGAGCCCGGGGGTCAACATCTCGGGTGGGGTGCAGATCGGCGATCGCGTCCTCTTGGGGCCGGGCAGCCAGATCATGGGCTACGTCTCGATCGGCGACCAGGTGATGATCGACCCGGGGTTGGTGGTGCGCCACGACGTGCTGGCGCCGGAAGACGTCTTTCTCGGCTAG